The following proteins come from a genomic window of Montipora foliosa isolate CH-2021 chromosome 2, ASM3666993v2, whole genome shotgun sequence:
- the LOC137993361 gene encoding uncharacterized protein yields the protein MEVLRCFNCDHTGRRQEDFFNITNIHPSFTGKSKTDVETGPNESLKESTFLVCCDCVYDRLQECHSCSKKAPLCMFKLAEWFTDKKNRNCIDCAAMFEAQELFQTGYHSSVIIRQCLVCRHFKYLPSFIAWSKHKPYETLKDCFECQLRQDIVQYKRKVRDRYERKLQQEPVLGDDKPLTTETGARTEVLSHKGTTYASVVSKGQFDGKSSSSSCENDRVKTPALETIAQLNIPNAIGLNKGKCFSTGLDESFCSKVLGALKISLVQLEEKTKLELQLLQSDPKFWQVALRDKLLRVSQLFSSQATDQIHFNDAESCWAYLGTYTAAHATLVQATVTSGQFEPLTEFIKRRNSKERLYVCCLGAGPGSEILGLHQLLPSNTEWMLLDNCEQWNHTAQVILRDICGVPFRYGAFDICRGRSQSRKRDTELTPNFAFKRAKLFLMVKFVSAVQNLPGAFNYLSDILKRASPGTLFLFVDNAHIQTKTFIEDLVFPSQDSTEQEEYKENKIFRLYTTYAELNSDREEGLKCAALCEWMSLISYWLDRHPILDLRVNIHLAVKKP from the exons ATGGAAGTCTTACGTTGCTTTAACTGTGACCACACGGGAAGGAGGCAGGAGGATTTCTTCAATATAACAAACATTCATCCTTCATTCACCGGCAAATCGAAAACCGACGTCGAAACCGGTCCAAACGAATCACTCAAGGAAAGCACTTTCCTTGTTTGCTGCGATTGCGTTTATGATCGTCTTCAGGAGTGCCACAGTTGCTCGAAAAAGGCACCTCTGTGTATGTTTAAACTAGCGGAGTGGTTTACCGACAAGAAAAATCGGAACTGCATCGACTGCGCTGCAATGTTTGAGGCGCAGGAACTTTTTCAGACCGGCTATCATTCTAGTGTCATCATTCGCCAATGCTTGGTTTGTCGacattttaaatatttaccATCTTTCATTGCCTGGAGCAAGCACAAGCCTTACGAGACACTGAAGGATTGCTTCGAATGTCAGCTTCGTCAAGACATTGTTCAGTATAAAAGAAAAGTTCGAGATCGGTATGAAAGGAAACTTCAACAAGAACCTGTCCTGGGTGATGACAAGCCATTAACTACGGAAACAGGTGCACGGACTGAAGTTTTGTCGCACAAGGGTACAACTTACGCGTCAGTTGTCAGCAAAGGACAATTCGATGGCAAATCTTCCTCGTCTTCGTGTGAGAATGACCGGGTAAAAACTCCAGCCCTTGAGACGATAGCGCAGTTAAACATACCGAATGCCATTGGACttaacaaaggaaaatgttttAGTACAGGTTTGGACG AGTCATTTTGTTCAAAAGTGCTAGGTGCTCTGAAGATTTCATTAGTTCAGCtggaagagaaaacaaaactagaACTTCAGCTCCTACAGTCTGATCCCAAATTCTGGCAGGTTGCACTGCGAGACAAACTGTTGCGAGTTTCACAGTTGTTTTCAAGTCAAGCAACAGACCAGATTCATTTCAATGATGCAGAGTCTTGCTGGGCATACCTTGGTACTTACACGGCAGCTCACGCCACCCTTGTTCAGGCAACTGTTACTTCAGGTCAATTTGAACCTCTGACAGAGTTTATAAAAAGAAGAAACAGCAAAGAAAG GTTATATGTCTGTTGCCTTGGTGCTGGACCAGGTAGTGAGATTCTGGGGCTCCATCAGCTGCTTCCATCCAACACTGAGTGGATGCTATTGGATAACTGTGAACAATGGAATCACACTGCACAGGTCATCCTACGTGATATATGTGGTGTACCATTTCGCTATGGTGCCTTTGACATTTGCAGGGGCCGAAGTCAAAGTAGAAAACGAGACACAGAGCTCACTCCAAACTTTGCTTTTAAGAGG GCAAAGCTGTTTTTGATGGTCAAGTTTGTGTCTGCTGTTCAAAATCTTCCAGGCGCTTTCAATTATTTGTCAGATATTCTCAAGCGAGCCTCACCTGGCACCCTGTTTCTTTTTGTGGACAATGCTCATATCCAGACTAAGACTTTCATTGAAGATTTGGTTTTTCCTTCACAAGACAGCACTGAACAGGAAGagtacaaagaaaataaaatatttaggTTGTACACAACTTATGCAGAGTTGAACTCTGACAGGGAAGAAGGGCTGAAGTGTGCAGCACTGTGTGAGTGGATGAGTCTTATAAGCTACTGGTTGGACCGACACCCGATATTAGATTTGCGTGTGAATATTCATCTGGCTGTGAAGAAGCCATGA